In Eleginops maclovinus isolate JMC-PN-2008 ecotype Puerto Natales chromosome 10, JC_Emac_rtc_rv5, whole genome shotgun sequence, the following proteins share a genomic window:
- the LOC134870844 gene encoding potassium channel subfamily K member 1-like, giving the protein MVVSCTGGWCARFVDRHQSGLNFALLVVAYILYLIIGAGIFSAIELPYEQELRRELREAQQDFLSNNPCVSEARLEELLARALEASNYGVSVLGNDTNRNWDFVSSLFFTSTVLTTTGYGHSVPLSDEGKAFCIFYSIFGIPVTLFFLTVVVQRIMVVLTRRPVSYFHRRWAMSKSKLAAIHATCLALIITLLFLIIPAWIFVSLESDWDFLESLYFCFISLTTIGLGDYVPGETHSKEAIPHPNLYRLAITIYLLLGLVFVLVVLETCCELPQMKRLRQRFYQDKVKELDSETTNIINSDQLSETLDHVTNHLPVIPSVSEQAASLQRDNKSTPYSAVSGSTVDNKLR; this is encoded by the exons ATGGTGGTCAGCTGTACCGGCGGCTGGTGTGCTCGCTTTGTGGATCGGCACCAGTCCGGGTTGAATTTTGCGCTGCTGGTTGTCGCTTACATCCTTTACCTCATAATCGGAGCCGGGATCTTCTCCGCCATCGAGCTGCCCTACGAGCAGGAGCTCCGCCGGGAACTAAGAGAGGCCCAGCAGGACTTCCTGAGCAACAACCCCTGTGTGTCCGAGGCGCGCCTGGAGGAGCTCCTGGCCCGTGCGCTAGAGGCCAGTAACTATGGAGTGTCCGTGCTGGGAAACGACACCAACCGAAACTGGGACTTTGTGTCGTCCCTGTTCTTCACCAGCACCGTGCTGACCACTACAG GTTATGGCCACTCGGTACCTCTCTCAGATGAAGGGAAGGCCTTCTGTATCTTCTACTCCATCTTTGGAATACCTGTTACCCTTTTCTTCCTCACTGTTGTCGTGCAGAGGATCATGGTCGTGTTGACTCGACGTCCAGTGTCTTATTTCCACCGTCGATGGGCTATGTCTAAATCAAAGCTAGCCGCCATACATGCTACTTGCCTTGCCCTCATCATTACCCTGCTCTTCCTCATCATCCCTGCATGGATCTTTGTCAGCCTGGAGAGCGACTGGGACTTTCTGGAGTCtctgtatttctgtttcatcTCTCTGACGACCATTGGCCTTGGGGATTATGTCCCTGGAGAGACCCACAGTAAAGAGGCCATCCCACACCCAAATCTCTACAGGCTGGCCATTACAA TTTACTTGCTGCTAGGGCTGGTGTTTGTCCTGGTGGTGCTGGAGACGTGTTGTGAGCTTCCCCAGATGAAGCGCCTCAGACAGAGGTTCTACCAAGACAAAGTGAAGGAGCTGGACTCCGAGACTACCAACATTATCAACAGTGACCAGCTGAGCGAAACATTGGATCATGTGACAAATCACCTACCAGTCATCCCGTCTGTGTCAGAACAGGCTGCCTCCCTACAGCGGGACAACAAATCAACGCCTTACTCCGCAGTATCAGGATCTACTGTGGACAATAAACTAAGATGA